In one window of Bizionia sp. M204 DNA:
- a CDS encoding TonB-dependent receptor domain-containing protein, with product MMNNKLFFTLIIFTLYSSFSAFSQNFSVSGKLIDLQKQPIAYANILLLSSQDSTAVKGTTTLDDGSFIIENVSTENYTLKISFVGFKDVLLPIQVINTDLVIQNITLEEAAEALNEVSILAKKPTLKKEVDRLVFSVANTALSEGNMKDVLKSTPSVLILDNSLTVRNAKPTVYINDRKIHLTDAELLQLLEGTPANSIKSIEVITNPSAKYDAESGVVLNIVMTKSLATGYNGTAFANYTQGTYARYNAGISNFYKTDKINVFASYSYTDSKIARVSNERVNFRDNTGVYQRWYSDVDRTTWSQTHTVNTNFDYFINEKNTISFSANLLYLPEFEYITKGHTDVLDPAYNRLYNFDTENDSDDDKYNFGFDLDYDLEFDNGSSLSLNTHFTAYDYHRDQRVQSLYKEVNNNFDYRNLFNTTSDQNTLINTVQADYSLPINETTSFDVGAKASFVNTDSQLNQLNLQGSSFVSDVTNTNAFEYNESVLAAYASFDKSWDKLSLSFGLRVEQTDTEGKSIVTNSTMSQDYFEWFPTANISYQASEKISVYSNYNRSISRPDFQSLNPFKFFLNDNTIVTGNPNLQPAITDHFVIGASLNDSFFVEAYYKDIDANSMELPLQDNVNNLLIYTPTNLAGTREYGFDFVGIFDITDRWNVYAVTSFYNMREEITINNEALEMDRWSNYSVLSNSLTFLEDNSLSANFSLVYVSKNQQGFQTIESLLFSDLVIKKTILNNRGSLALTFSDLFNTQNYTITSRYLNQDNSRNLNQDNRYVKLGFTYKFGNTGLSTNQRTKEREERDRLEKGE from the coding sequence ATGATGAATAATAAGTTATTTTTCACACTCATTATCTTTACTTTATATAGTTCTTTTTCTGCTTTTTCGCAAAATTTTTCAGTTTCGGGAAAATTAATCGATCTGCAAAAACAGCCAATAGCTTATGCTAATATTTTGTTGCTTTCTAGTCAGGATTCTACCGCAGTAAAAGGCACGACGACTTTAGATGACGGTTCATTTATTATAGAAAATGTGTCAACCGAAAACTATACTCTTAAAATAAGTTTTGTGGGTTTTAAGGACGTTTTACTACCAATTCAAGTCATAAATACGGATTTAGTTATTCAAAATATTACCTTGGAAGAAGCTGCTGAAGCTCTTAATGAAGTTTCTATTTTGGCCAAAAAACCAACGCTAAAAAAAGAAGTAGATCGTTTGGTTTTTAGTGTTGCCAATACCGCTTTAAGTGAAGGTAATATGAAAGACGTTTTAAAAAGTACGCCTAGCGTTTTAATTCTAGATAATAGCTTAACCGTCAGAAATGCGAAACCTACTGTTTATATTAACGATCGAAAAATACACTTAACAGATGCTGAATTATTACAGTTATTAGAAGGTACACCAGCAAATTCTATTAAATCCATTGAAGTTATTACCAATCCATCAGCAAAATATGATGCCGAATCGGGTGTGGTTTTAAATATTGTTATGACTAAAAGTTTAGCAACGGGTTATAATGGAACTGCCTTTGCAAACTATACTCAAGGTACTTATGCGAGATACAATGCTGGAATTTCTAATTTTTATAAAACCGATAAAATAAACGTCTTTGCAAGCTATAGTTATACGGATTCTAAAATTGCACGTGTAAGTAATGAGCGCGTTAATTTTAGAGATAATACAGGTGTTTACCAGCGCTGGTATTCCGATGTGGACCGAACAACATGGTCTCAAACACACACTGTAAATACGAATTTCGATTATTTTATAAACGAAAAAAATACCATAAGCTTTTCTGCTAATTTACTGTATTTACCAGAATTTGAATACATCACGAAAGGACATACAGATGTGTTGGATCCCGCTTATAATCGTCTTTATAATTTTGACACTGAAAATGATTCCGATGATGATAAGTATAACTTCGGATTCGATTTAGATTATGATTTGGAGTTTGATAATGGTAGTAGTTTATCCTTAAATACACATTTTACAGCCTATGATTACCATCGTGATCAACGTGTTCAAAGTCTCTATAAAGAAGTAAATAACAATTTTGATTATCGGAATTTATTTAACACCACATCCGATCAGAATACCTTGATAAATACCGTTCAAGCGGATTATAGTTTACCAATAAATGAAACAACATCATTTGATGTTGGTGCCAAAGCATCTTTTGTAAATACGGATAGCCAATTAAACCAATTAAACCTTCAAGGCTCTAGTTTTGTTTCTGATGTTACCAATACTAATGCGTTTGAATACAATGAAAGCGTACTAGCAGCCTATGCTAGTTTTGATAAAAGCTGGGACAAGTTGAGTCTAAGTTTTGGTTTACGTGTGGAACAAACAGATACCGAAGGAAAATCTATTGTGACTAATAGCACGATGTCTCAAGATTATTTTGAATGGTTTCCAACCGCCAATATTAGCTACCAAGCTTCTGAAAAAATAAGTGTGTACTCCAATTACAACCGTAGTATTTCAAGGCCAGATTTTCAATCTTTAAATCCGTTTAAGTTTTTTCTAAACGACAATACCATAGTCACTGGAAATCCTAATTTACAACCAGCCATTACCGATCATTTTGTAATAGGCGCTTCTTTAAACGACAGTTTTTTTGTAGAAGCCTATTATAAAGATATTGATGCAAATTCCATGGAATTACCACTTCAAGATAACGTAAATAACTTATTGATTTATACACCTACCAACTTGGCAGGAACCAGAGAATATGGTTTTGATTTTGTAGGTATTTTTGATATTACAGATCGTTGGAACGTGTATGCTGTAACCTCATTTTATAATATGCGGGAAGAAATAACTATTAATAACGAAGCGCTAGAAATGGATAGATGGTCCAACTATTCCGTGTTGAGTAACTCCTTAACATTTTTAGAAGACAACAGTCTGTCTGCTAATTTTTCGTTGGTTTATGTTAGTAAAAACCAACAAGGATTCCAGACTATAGAATCTCTGCTGTTTTCAGATTTAGTCATTAAAAAAACCATTTTAAATAATAGAGGTTCTTTGGCATTAACGTTTTCTGATTTATTTAATACGCAAAACTACACCATTACAAGTCGCTATTTAAATCAAGATAATTCACGAAACTTAAATCAAGACAATAGGTATGTAAAATTAGGGTTTACTTACAAATTTGGTAATACGGGATTAAGTACCAACCAACGGACTAAAGAACGCGAAGAACGTGATAGGTTGGAGAAAGGTGAGTAA
- a CDS encoding M28 family peptidase: MKKIALLVLFISLLGCKKHYTPENKIKEDVTFLADDKLEGRETGTKGEQEAAAYIVKRFEEMGITGKGTNNYYQTFTFKPKNDPHGEVSYTENSQDSTITGTNVLGYIDNQAENTIIIGAHYDHLGYGAQGSLHKGERAIHNGADDNASGVAVMLDLAGKLKGVNKANNYLFMAFSGEEMGLLGSNYFAKNPTIDSKAVSYMINMDMVGRLKPDSTLAVYGTGTSPIFKQVLSSHNDKFKLIENESGVGPSDHTSFYLIDIPVLHFFTGQHEDYHKPGDDSEKLNYEGMETISNYIFDVITDLNDNGKLAFRKTKNESEETPRFKVGLGVVPDYLYDGEGMRIDGVSEDKPAQKAGLQKGDVVIKLGDSTVTNMMSYMRALSVFDSGDSTKVTVKRDGKPLEVNLNF, from the coding sequence ATGAAGAAAATAGCGTTACTCGTTCTTTTTATATCGTTACTAGGTTGTAAAAAGCACTATACTCCTGAAAATAAAATCAAAGAAGACGTCACTTTTTTAGCCGATGATAAATTAGAAGGTCGCGAAACGGGCACCAAAGGTGAACAGGAAGCGGCTGCATATATTGTGAAGCGTTTTGAAGAAATGGGTATTACTGGAAAAGGAACCAATAATTATTATCAGACCTTTACCTTCAAGCCAAAGAATGATCCACACGGTGAAGTTTCTTACACGGAAAACAGCCAAGACAGTACCATTACCGGAACCAACGTTTTAGGCTATATTGATAATCAAGCCGAAAACACCATCATTATTGGTGCGCACTATGATCATTTAGGTTATGGCGCTCAAGGTTCACTACATAAAGGTGAAAGAGCCATTCATAATGGTGCTGATGATAATGCCAGTGGTGTGGCTGTTATGTTGGATTTGGCAGGGAAATTAAAAGGTGTTAATAAAGCAAATAACTATTTGTTTATGGCGTTTTCAGGTGAAGAAATGGGCTTATTAGGTTCTAATTATTTCGCCAAAAACCCGACAATAGATAGTAAAGCAGTGAGCTATATGATTAATATGGATATGGTTGGTCGTTTAAAGCCAGATAGCACATTAGCGGTTTATGGGACAGGAACGTCACCTATTTTCAAGCAAGTTTTAAGTTCACATAATGATAAGTTTAAATTAATTGAAAATGAATCTGGTGTTGGCCCAAGCGATCATACCTCGTTTTATTTAATTGATATTCCCGTTTTACATTTTTTCACAGGTCAGCACGAAGATTATCACAAACCTGGCGATGATTCTGAAAAGTTGAATTACGAAGGCATGGAGACCATTTCCAATTATATCTTTGATGTAATTACCGATTTAAACGACAATGGTAAATTAGCGTTTAGAAAAACCAAAAATGAAAGCGAAGAAACACCACGATTTAAAGTCGGTTTAGGTGTTGTTCCAGATTATTTATATGATGGTGAAGGCATGCGTATTGATGGTGTAAGCGAAGATAAACCAGCGCAAAAAGCCGGTTTACAAAAAGGGGATGTGGTCATTAAATTAGGCGATAGTACGGTAACAAACATGATGAGTTATATGCGTGCTTTATCAGTTTTTGATTCTGGCGATAGCACAAAAGTAACCGTAAAAAGAGATGGAAAACCATTAGAAGTGAATTTAAACTTTTAA
- a CDS encoding DUF4345 domain-containing protein — protein MQFNKQEFIAKIHLLISVSIVVPVSIIYGFNPELQFDIHLNTIDEHNFFKAIMGLYLGFSALWILGVFKSEYLKIALVSNCIFMLGLGFGRLMSYFLDGMPTFGYQFGTIAELFLGCYGLWVLRNHNCNNYIDNYKKA, from the coding sequence ATGCAATTCAACAAACAGGAATTTATAGCAAAAATACACCTACTTATATCCGTGTCTATTGTTGTTCCTGTATCCATTATTTATGGATTTAACCCAGAATTGCAGTTTGATATTCATTTAAACACCATTGACGAGCATAATTTTTTTAAAGCCATTATGGGACTTTATTTAGGGTTTTCGGCCTTGTGGATTTTAGGCGTTTTTAAATCGGAGTATTTAAAAATAGCACTTGTTTCCAATTGTATTTTTATGTTGGGTTTAGGCTTTGGTCGTTTAATGAGTTATTTTTTAGATGGTATGCCAACATTTGGCTATCAATTTGGAACCATTGCCGAATTATTCCTCGGATGTTATGGCTTATGGGTTTTGAGAAATCATAACTGCAACAATTATATTGATAATTATAAAAAGGCGTAA
- the dusB gene encoding tRNA dihydrouridine synthase DusB, protein MVKIGNIELPDFPLLLAPMEDVSDPPFRALCKEQGADVVYTEFISSEGLIRDAAKSIMKLDIYEKERPVGIQIFGANLESMLQTIDIVEKSNPDIIDINFGCPVKKVVSKGAGAGILKDVCLMEQLTAEMVKRTNLPVTVKTRLGWDHDSIRILEVAERLQDVGCAAISIHGRTRAQMYKGHADWTPIAAVKNNPRMHIPVFGNGDVDTPERAMEMRDVYGLDGCMIGRATIGNPWFFKQVKHFFNTGEHLAPISLEERVDAARRHLQMAIDWKGEKLGVFETRRHYTNYFKGIPNFKEYRMKMVTSDDAVDVFAAFDAVLDTFSGYEFAQ, encoded by the coding sequence TTGGTAAAAATAGGTAACATAGAACTTCCAGACTTCCCACTGCTTTTAGCACCAATGGAAGATGTCAGCGATCCACCATTTCGCGCTTTATGTAAAGAGCAAGGTGCTGATGTGGTGTATACGGAATTTATTTCTAGTGAAGGCTTAATTCGTGATGCTGCAAAAAGTATCATGAAATTAGATATTTACGAAAAGGAACGTCCTGTTGGGATTCAAATATTTGGAGCCAATTTGGAAAGTATGTTGCAGACCATTGATATTGTTGAAAAATCGAATCCCGATATCATTGATATTAATTTTGGGTGTCCCGTGAAAAAAGTGGTGAGTAAAGGAGCAGGCGCTGGTATTTTAAAAGATGTTTGCCTCATGGAACAACTCACTGCCGAAATGGTGAAACGCACCAATTTACCTGTTACTGTAAAAACCCGTTTGGGTTGGGATCATGATTCTATTCGTATTTTAGAAGTTGCAGAACGCTTGCAAGATGTGGGTTGTGCTGCCATATCTATTCATGGCCGGACACGTGCACAAATGTATAAAGGTCATGCCGATTGGACGCCAATTGCTGCCGTGAAAAATAATCCGCGTATGCACATTCCTGTTTTTGGAAATGGCGATGTAGATACACCGGAACGTGCCATGGAAATGCGTGATGTTTATGGTTTAGATGGCTGTATGATAGGTCGTGCAACCATAGGAAACCCTTGGTTTTTTAAGCAGGTGAAGCACTTTTTTAATACAGGCGAACATTTGGCACCAATTTCATTGGAAGAACGTGTAGATGCCGCCAGACGTCATTTACAAATGGCTATTGATTGGAAAGGTGAAAAATTAGGTGTTTTTGAAACCAGACGTCACTATACCAACTATTTTAAAGGCATTCCAAATTTTAAAGAATACCGTATGAAAATGGTAACTAGTGATGATGCTGTGGATGTTTTCGCTGCTTTTGATGCCGTTTTAGATACGTTTTCAGGCTACGAATTTGCTCAATAA
- a CDS encoding ABC transporter permease — protein MNFSLYIAKRYLLSKSSNNAINFITGIAAISVILGALSLFIVLSGFAGLKDFTLQFTSLIDPDLKAEAAVGKSFKISSEELSTLQNHPDIVSFSQIVEERVFITFEDRNYPNAYIKGVDEHFESVNAIDSVVPLGSWFSEKSNQIVTGWGIANRLNIGVMDYGKSVELYIPKPGKGQVTDVKQAFTSVKAINVGIFDINETTNDKYIYAPIDMARYLLNYDDNQITALEFKIREGISEANAREAISTTLGEKVILKNTEQLNDALYKMLNTEYLAVYLIFTLILIIALFNVVGTIIMMILDKKKTLHTLYHMGATVKDIRRIFFLQGSLMTVLGGLIGLLVGYLIVQAQISFGLVKITPSLPYPMGLKWENFLIVFITISVLGILASKVASVRITKNLISY, from the coding sequence ATGAATTTTTCACTCTACATAGCGAAACGATATTTGCTTTCTAAAAGCAGTAATAATGCTATTAATTTTATTACAGGAATTGCCGCTATTAGTGTTATTCTAGGTGCGTTATCTTTATTTATTGTCCTTTCTGGCTTTGCCGGACTTAAAGATTTTACGCTCCAATTTACCTCCTTAATAGATCCCGATTTAAAAGCAGAAGCGGCTGTTGGAAAATCCTTTAAAATTTCTTCGGAAGAATTAAGTACACTTCAAAACCATCCGGATATTGTATCCTTTTCTCAAATTGTTGAAGAACGTGTTTTTATCACATTTGAAGACCGGAACTACCCAAATGCTTATATAAAAGGTGTTGATGAACATTTTGAATCGGTTAATGCAATCGATTCTGTGGTACCACTTGGGAGTTGGTTTTCTGAAAAATCAAACCAAATAGTAACCGGTTGGGGAATTGCCAATAGACTTAATATTGGTGTTATGGATTATGGGAAATCAGTTGAACTATACATTCCAAAACCAGGTAAAGGCCAAGTAACCGATGTCAAACAAGCTTTCACATCCGTAAAAGCCATTAATGTTGGTATTTTTGATATTAACGAAACGACTAATGATAAATACATTTATGCACCTATTGATATGGCGCGTTATTTATTGAATTATGATGACAATCAAATCACTGCTTTAGAATTTAAAATACGTGAAGGCATCAGCGAAGCCAATGCTCGCGAGGCTATTTCAACTACTTTAGGCGAGAAAGTAATTTTAAAAAATACCGAACAGTTAAATGATGCACTTTATAAAATGCTAAACACAGAGTATTTGGCTGTTTACCTCATCTTCACACTTATTCTAATTATTGCTTTATTTAATGTGGTAGGAACCATTATCATGATGATTCTGGACAAAAAGAAAACGCTACACACGCTTTATCATATGGGAGCAACCGTAAAGGATATTCGACGAATTTTCTTTTTACAAGGTTCCTTAATGACGGTTCTAGGCGGTTTAATTGGTTTGTTGGTTGGCTATTTAATTGTCCAAGCTCAAATCAGTTTTGGTTTGGTTAAAATTACACCATCACTACCCTATCCTATGGGATTAAAATGGGAAAATTTTCTGATTGTGTTTATTACTATTTCGGTTTTGGGTATTCTGGCTTCTAAAGTCGCTTCCGTTCGGATTACTAAAAATTTGATTAGTTATTGA
- the rbfA gene encoding 30S ribosome-binding factor RbfA, with the protein MEESQRQKKIGSVLQRDLVEILQKAASEGGMRGVLISVSKVKVTVDLSVAKVYLSIFPNAKAKELLVGIRSNAPLIKHELAQRTRHQLRRMPQLEFFVDDSLEYIDGIEKSLKRTENPIKDPNLLDNRKKS; encoded by the coding sequence ATGGAAGAAAGTCAAAGACAAAAAAAGATAGGATCGGTTTTACAGCGCGACCTAGTTGAAATCCTTCAAAAGGCTGCTAGTGAAGGTGGTATGCGAGGTGTATTAATCTCGGTTTCGAAGGTTAAAGTAACTGTAGATTTATCAGTTGCTAAAGTATATTTAAGTATTTTCCCGAATGCTAAAGCTAAAGAATTATTAGTTGGAATCCGTTCTAACGCACCACTTATAAAGCATGAATTAGCCCAACGAACTAGACATCAATTACGACGTATGCCACAATTGGAATTTTTTGTAGACGATTCATTGGAGTATATTGATGGGATTGAAAAATCATTAAAAAGAACGGAAAATCCTATTAAAGATCCCAATCTTTTAGATAATCGTAAAAAATCATAA